In Oncorhynchus clarkii lewisi isolate Uvic-CL-2024 chromosome 2, UVic_Ocla_1.0, whole genome shotgun sequence, one DNA window encodes the following:
- the LOC139383157 gene encoding solute carrier organic anion transporter family member 1C1-like: protein MTKDYNRETPSPEETIIFLRKMEVPSKARWIPDDVSSTPSSSGMQRSSCSSLKMFLAALSFAYFSKALSGSYMKSTITQLERRFDIPSYLIGVIDGSFEIGNLLVIAFVSYFGAKLHRPKIIAIGCVLMSFGTFLIAMPHFILGRYKFQSSVRGSMNSTTTFGPCPASSAESTQAGDKASILPSVGCEQESSVSMWIYVFLGNVLRGIGETPVHPLGISYIDDYARSENAALYISCVQTISIIGPVFGYLLGSLCAKIYVDIGYVNMETITITPGDARWVGAWWLGYLIAGAITLMSAVPFWFLPKSLPIPVDKQLNANFTPEQTRFIKDSPSAMEHKFRPEEPANFHQMAKEFVPTLKSLLGSPVYITYLCVTIIQFNSLIGMVTYKPKYIEQHYGKSASKANFLMGMVNIPAVALGMFSGGVLMKKFKLGVMGAAKFAFGTSLLGYFLSLFFFAMGCDNAKVAGITMSYTGVEGLSYQQPSLFSECNSGCLCSGSDWDPVCGENGITYVSPCLAGCTSSTGAGKNTVFNQCRCVAVTGAGSQPSNLTASLGHCPIRDSCDTMFPYFLFLSVITSFIISLGGTPGFMLLIRCIKPEFKSLALGVHTLATRTLAGIPAPIYFGAVIDTTCLKWGNTKCGRRGACRIYNTTAYRVVYLGLTMGLRTVSFFLCILGFALLRRHVKQEEKIALTNGNVEMEFESLRKEESNNSIHSDQFVRALDCNPDRETRL, encoded by the exons ATGACGAAAGATTACAACAGAGAAACTCCTTCACCTGAAGAAACTATTATCTTCCTTAGAAAGATGGAGGTTCCATCTAAGGCGAGGTGGATCCCAGACGACGTCTCCTCTACCCCATCATCTTCAGGGATGCAGAGGTCCAGTTGCTCCAGTCTGAAG atGTTCCTGGCTGCCCTGTCCTTTGCCTACTTCTCTAAGGCCTTGTCTGGGAGTTACATGAAAAGTACGATAACCCAGCTGGAGAGGAGATTTGATATCCCAAGTTATTTAATAGGTGTTATCGACGGGAGCTTTGAAATAG GTAACCTATTGGTGATAGCCTTTGTGAGTTATTTTGGTGCCAAGCTTCACCGACCTAAGATCATAGCGATCGGATGTGTCCTGATGTCGTTTGGGACGTTCCTCATCGCCATGCCTCATTTTATTTTAGGACG CTATAAGTTCCAATCGTCAGTTAGAGGGTCCATGAATTCAACCACTACCTTCGGTCCATGTCCAGCAAGCTCAGCTGAGTCCACACAGGCAGGTGACAAGGCCTCTATACTGCCGTCTGTAG GCTGTGAGCAAGAGTCCAGTGTGTCTATGTGGATCTATGTGTTCCTGGGTAATGTGTTAAGAGGGATAGGAGAGACTCCTGTACATCCGCTGGGAATCTCCTATATAGACGACTACGCCAGGTCTGAGAATGCAGCCCTTTACATTA GCTGTGTCCAGACCATATCAATCATAGGTCCCGTCTTTGGCTACTTACTAGGATCCTTGTGTGCCAAGATATACGTTGACATAGGATACGTGAACATGG AGACTATCACCATCACCCCAGGCGATGCCCGCTGGGTGGGGGCGTGGTGGCTGGGGTACCTCATAGCCGGGGCTATCACCCTCATGTCTGCTGTACCCTTCTGGTTCCTGCCCAAGTCGTTGCCTATTCCCGTGGATAAGCAACTTAATGCCAACTTCACCCCAGAACAGACCCGGTTCATCAAGGACTCTCCCTCAGCCATGGAACATAagtttagaccagaggaaccagccAACTTCCATCAAATGGCTAAAG AATTTGTTCCAACATTGAAGAGCCTACTGGGAAGTCCAGTCTATATAACCTACCTCTGCGTGACTATTATTCAATTCAACTCTCTCATCGGCATGGTAACCTACAAGCCCAAATACATTGAGCAACATTACGGAAAGTCAGCATCAAAAGCCAACTTCCTAATGG GCATGGTCAACATCCCTGCAGTGGCTCTGGGGATGTTCTCAGGGGGTGTGCTCATGAAGAAGTTCAAGCTGGGCGTCATGGGAGCTGCTAAGTTCGCCTTCGGGACCTCCCTGCTGGGGTACTTCCTGTCCCTCTTCTTCTTCGCCATGGGCTGTGACAACGCCAAGGTGGCTGGGATAACCATGTCATACACAGG GGTGGAGGGTTTGTCGTACCAGCAGCCATCTCTGTTCTCTGAGTGTAACTCCGGTTGCCTGTGCTCCGGGAGTGACTGGGACCCTGTCTGTGGAGAGAACGGGATCACTTATGTGTCCCCCTGTTTGGCTGGCTGTACATCCTCTACCGGAGCAGGCAAAAACACG gtgtTTAACCAGTGCAGGTGTGTGGCGGTGACAGGGGCAGGTTCTCAGCCCAGTAACCTGACTGCCTCCCTGGGTCACtgtccaatcagagacagctgtgaCACAATGTTCCCCTACTTCCTCTTCTTGTCTGTCATCACTTCCTTCATCATCTCTCTGGGGGGAACGCCAGGCTTCATGCTTCTCATCAG gtGCATTAAGCCTGAGTTTAAATCCCTTGCTCTTGGAGTCCACACGTTGGCCACCCGGACCCTGG cTGGCATCCCTGCACCTATCTACTTCGGAGCCGTCATAGACACTACCTGTTTAAAGTGGGGAAACACAAAATGCGGAAGAAGAGGAGCGTGTAGAATCTACAACACAACAGCCTACAG ggTAGTATACCTGGGTCTGACTATGGGCCTAAGGACTGTCTCTTTCTTCCTGTGTATACTGGGCTTCGCTCTACTCAGGAGGCACGTCAAGCAGGAAGAGAAAATAGCATTGACCAATGGGAATGTAGAGATGGAGTTCGAGTCTCTCAGGAAAGAGGAAAGCAACAACTCTATCCACTCTGACCAGTTTGTAAGAGCGCTGGACTGTAACCCTGACAGGGAGACACGGCTTTGA